In Cystobacter fuscus DSM 2262, a single window of DNA contains:
- a CDS encoding pentapeptide repeat-containing protein, whose translation MGWLENVLIEDKEIANERLELTDKNSLYFLGPNLSLRNCTVILKVSARNLIIVGARFIDCTFEVKQELKNHQQWVKASLKGCRFTGRLTGCDFGHWPGYGTGWEHGAIEDCDFTEARLDGCRIMGSDPATLRFPRWPCFTILDPIGRARELNRVQWPGAHGDIIPDTLIKNPPSTRALTYYAPASAKLLETTPEELRAVIEKFDCILY comes from the coding sequence ATGGGGTGGCTGGAGAACGTCCTCATTGAGGACAAGGAGATTGCAAACGAGCGACTGGAGTTGACGGACAAGAATTCGCTCTATTTCCTTGGTCCCAACCTGTCGCTTAGAAACTGCACCGTCATCCTGAAGGTCTCCGCCAGGAACTTGATCATCGTTGGGGCGCGGTTCATTGACTGCACCTTCGAGGTGAAGCAGGAGCTGAAAAACCACCAACAATGGGTGAAAGCCTCCCTCAAGGGGTGCCGCTTCACGGGGCGCCTGACGGGGTGCGACTTCGGGCACTGGCCCGGCTACGGCACAGGTTGGGAGCACGGGGCCATCGAGGACTGCGACTTCACCGAGGCCCGTCTGGATGGCTGCCGCATCATGGGGTCGGACCCTGCCACCCTTCGCTTTCCCAGGTGGCCCTGCTTCACCATCCTGGATCCTATCGGGCGAGCCCGCGAACTCAATAGGGTCCAGTGGCCGGGTGCCCATGGCGACATCATCCCGGACACACTCATCAAGAACCCACCAAGCACCAGAGCCCTGACCTACTACGCTCCCGCTTCCGCTAAGTTGCTCGAAACCACACCCGAAGAGCTCCGGGCCGTCATCGAGAAATTCGACTGCATTCTCTACTGA
- a CDS encoding sensor histidine kinase, whose protein sequence is MTATRGMWSKRTARVLAVLILGFYGLDVLLLGGSSPWTLGFRLVWALSLLGYSAFSSELPEPWARWIEDLHIVVIACSVVGLVWMTGGTLSPYFVLVPVLPLANCLMYRRSARAGLLSGAVSSLGTFALGWMTEHHLLEALFRMSIILAITMFSTYLAQQVRRTQGSEQEVRLERARRESLELLAVSEHRRAQTEKLAALGRLASDVAHEINNPLAYVGSNVDFVREALRRPGETSPEELAEVLEETREGVRHIRQVVADLRGFARMDVREPTECCLAEVVGDAVKLASLRLKHVVRLRVDVPQALPTVFVVRQRLVQVVLNLLVNAGDALEEQGGRDGEVWVRGLGEEGRTVLLIEDNGPGFAPHVLSRIFEPFFTTKGPDKGTGLGLSLSRDLVAQFGGRLTASNRPEGGARLRIEFPVQGVRRTGIE, encoded by the coding sequence GTGACCGCGACGAGGGGGATGTGGAGCAAGCGGACCGCCAGGGTGTTGGCCGTCCTCATCCTGGGCTTCTACGGTCTGGACGTGCTGCTGCTGGGCGGTTCCAGTCCCTGGACGTTGGGATTCCGTCTGGTCTGGGCACTGTCGCTGCTGGGCTACTCGGCCTTCAGCTCCGAGCTCCCCGAACCCTGGGCGCGGTGGATCGAGGATCTGCACATCGTGGTCATCGCGTGCAGTGTGGTGGGGCTCGTCTGGATGACGGGGGGCACCCTGAGTCCCTACTTCGTCCTGGTGCCGGTGTTGCCGCTGGCCAACTGCTTGATGTACCGGCGGAGCGCGCGGGCGGGCCTGCTGAGCGGAGCGGTGAGTTCCCTGGGGACCTTCGCGCTCGGGTGGATGACGGAGCACCACCTGCTCGAGGCGCTCTTCCGCATGAGCATCATATTGGCCATCACGATGTTCTCCACCTACCTCGCCCAACAAGTGCGGCGGACGCAGGGCTCGGAGCAGGAAGTGCGGCTCGAGCGCGCCCGGCGCGAGTCCCTGGAACTACTGGCGGTCAGTGAGCACCGCCGGGCCCAGACGGAGAAGCTGGCGGCGCTCGGGCGGCTGGCGTCGGACGTGGCCCATGAGATCAACAACCCCCTGGCCTATGTGGGGTCCAACGTCGACTTCGTGCGCGAGGCGCTGCGGCGTCCGGGCGAGACGTCGCCAGAGGAGCTGGCCGAGGTGCTCGAGGAGACTCGGGAGGGGGTGCGGCACATCCGCCAGGTCGTCGCGGACCTGCGGGGCTTCGCGCGCATGGACGTGCGGGAGCCCACGGAGTGTTGCCTGGCGGAGGTCGTGGGAGATGCCGTGAAGCTGGCGTCGCTCCGGCTCAAGCACGTGGTGCGGCTGCGGGTGGATGTGCCGCAGGCGCTGCCGACGGTCTTCGTGGTGCGGCAACGGCTGGTGCAGGTGGTGCTCAACCTGCTGGTCAACGCGGGTGATGCCCTGGAGGAGCAGGGGGGGCGTGACGGCGAGGTCTGGGTGCGAGGGCTCGGCGAGGAAGGGCGCACGGTGCTCCTCATCGAGGACAATGGGCCTGGTTTCGCCCCCCACGTGTTGTCCCGGATCTTCGAGCCCTTCTTCACGACGAAGGGGCCCGACAAGGGCACGGGACTGGGCCTCAGTCTGTCGAGGGATCTGGTGGCCCAGTTCGGCGGCCGGCTCACCGCGAGCAACCGCCCGGAGGGCGGCGCCCGCCTGCGCATCGAGTTCCCTGTTCAAGGCGTCCGGCGCACAGGGATTGAGTAG